A genome region from Alkalimarinus coralli includes the following:
- a CDS encoding NAD-glutamate dehydrogenase, translated as MNHVTTDSKAVFLKELANSFEAKLDKAEAKKVTDFVFQFFGGLPMEEVTGKRFSDIYGAVLASWKFIQHHNLKHPKVRVFNPDLEEDGWQSTHTVIAVLHKNIPFLVDSIRMALNERELTVHSIQHAVLGMDRDRSGNLKKLLPRDPTGESNKTESLMFIEVDRHNESTRLEELKSGIETVIEEVKVAVEDYPGMRDNAEALIKEFGKLPKSIAAEDIAEAGEFIKWVVADHFTFLGSVEYAYNKSGDDITLEVVKDSQKGIMKSHTESHQRLKLADLPKRTQEHILKPDIFTFAKSSERSRVHRPAYPDYISVKKFNSKGEVIGERRFLGLYTAKVYNERPSEIPLLRRKTSEVIERSGLNLADYGGKELDQILSVYPRDELFQISSDELYDVAMGILYVQERRKIRLFMREDAYGRFVSCLVYVPREIYSTDLRRKMEKVLVEALNGVDIDFMTFFSESVLARTQFSIRVSPVENRELNVAELQDEIIAIAQSWQDGLTEALYEAHGEELANRYIHLYQNAFTSSYKEAFSPRRAVIDIDHIAAISGGKPLSMSFYRALEEDEKIIHFKLFHGEQPVTLSDVLPIFENMGLRVIGEHPYGTTDRTGNRVWIHDFTLSTYSNQVVDIHKVRSIFEELFEKVWSGEAESDPFNRLVLAAYLNWRQIAMLRSYARYMRQIRVSNSQHFISNTLVNHVDLTGKILELFEARFSPGKHASEVKRKAAQEKIEIDFNEGLDNVSNLSEDKILRLYIDLTKATLRTNYYQPTPTGKEKPYMSFKFSPKLIPDIPLPVPMFEIFVYSPRIEGVHLRGGKVARGGLRWSDRYEDYRTEVLGLVKAQQVKNAVIVPVGAKGGFVAKKLPDGDRDAFMKEGIACYQTFIRGLLDVTDNLIEGELVPPEHVVRHDEDDYYLVVAADKGTATFSDIANQISSDYNFWLGDAFASGGSNGYDHKKMGITARGAWVSVERLFREEGHNTDTTDFTAVGIGDMAGDVFGNGMLRSRHTKLVAAFNHMHIFVDPNPDPEKSFEERQRLFDMPRSSWEDYNSKLISKGGGVFNRSAKSIPISNEMKALLGTSCDRMPPNMLISHILKAQVDLIWIGGIGTYFKASSESHNDVGDKANDNVRIDGREIRAKIVGEGGNLGFTQLARVEFSLAGGRLNTDFIDNAGGVDCSDHEVNIKILLNEVVANGDLTEKQRNNMLSEMTDDVAELVLKNNYRQTQAISIACTDSLTRVEEYRRLINSMEAAGKLNRSLEFIPDDEVIAERKSLGQGLSRPELSVLISYVKGDLKELITNSALPDDQCLSHEIELVFPEKLVKKFGNEVHNHKLRREIIATQIANDMVNHMGITFVERLRQSTGATSAAVALAYIIARDAFRLEYWWEQIESLDYKVSSDTQMKMMSELMRLIRRACRWLLRNRRSELNVAANMEKFAKGIQEISSNLSNYLTGDPKADWDNTYNQLTQEGVPKDIAETVAGAGHLYSALGIIEAQDMSGSPISRVANVYYALGDRLDLSWFGQQLNILTPTTHWQALAREAFREDLDWQQRALTVGVLRMKNAPDEVEKRLDIWVDYHRDLVDRWSVMLSELKTSTESEFAMYSVALRELLDLAQSTAHQVE; from the coding sequence ATGAACCACGTTACAACCGATTCAAAAGCTGTTTTTCTGAAAGAGTTGGCCAATTCCTTTGAAGCGAAGCTGGACAAGGCGGAAGCAAAAAAAGTAACCGATTTTGTCTTTCAGTTCTTTGGTGGTTTGCCCATGGAAGAGGTAACAGGTAAGCGGTTTTCGGATATTTACGGAGCAGTGTTAGCCAGCTGGAAATTTATTCAGCACCACAATTTAAAGCATCCAAAAGTGCGGGTATTTAATCCCGACCTGGAAGAAGACGGGTGGCAGTCGACTCATACAGTGATTGCTGTACTGCACAAGAACATTCCCTTTTTGGTTGACTCCATCCGCATGGCACTTAATGAACGTGAGTTAACGGTTCACTCTATTCAGCATGCCGTTTTAGGTATGGATAGAGACCGTTCGGGGAATTTGAAAAAGCTATTGCCCAGGGATCCTACGGGTGAATCCAATAAGACCGAGTCGCTGATGTTTATTGAGGTTGACCGCCATAATGAGTCAACGCGCCTGGAAGAACTGAAATCAGGTATCGAAACGGTTATTGAAGAAGTTAAAGTTGCGGTCGAAGATTACCCGGGGATGCGGGATAACGCAGAAGCCTTAATTAAAGAGTTTGGCAAGTTACCTAAATCTATTGCGGCAGAAGATATTGCGGAGGCGGGAGAGTTTATAAAGTGGGTCGTTGCCGACCACTTTACATTTTTGGGGTCAGTTGAATATGCCTATAATAAATCGGGTGATGATATTACTCTTGAAGTGGTTAAGGATTCACAGAAAGGGATTATGAAGAGCCATACCGAAAGCCATCAGAGGCTGAAGTTAGCTGATCTGCCCAAGCGAACACAAGAACATATCCTAAAGCCTGATATCTTCACCTTTGCGAAGTCATCTGAAAGATCCAGGGTTCATCGGCCAGCTTATCCGGATTATATCTCGGTTAAAAAGTTCAACAGTAAAGGAGAGGTGATAGGCGAGCGGCGATTCCTGGGCCTTTATACTGCCAAAGTCTATAACGAACGCCCGTCTGAAATACCGCTGCTACGGCGTAAAACCTCCGAAGTTATCGAACGATCCGGGCTAAACCTTGCTGATTATGGCGGTAAAGAGTTAGACCAGATTCTCTCAGTTTATCCAAGGGATGAGTTGTTCCAAATTAGTAGCGATGAACTTTATGATGTGGCGATGGGTATCCTGTATGTACAGGAGCGGCGTAAAATTCGCCTGTTTATGCGAGAGGATGCCTACGGGCGATTCGTCTCCTGCTTGGTCTATGTACCGAGGGAGATATATAGCACAGACTTGCGGCGTAAAATGGAGAAGGTTTTAGTTGAGGCGTTAAATGGCGTCGACATTGATTTTATGACCTTCTTCTCTGAATCTGTACTGGCTCGAACCCAGTTTAGTATACGAGTAAGTCCGGTTGAAAACAGGGAACTCAATGTTGCCGAGCTGCAAGACGAAATTATCGCCATTGCGCAATCCTGGCAAGATGGCCTGACAGAAGCGTTATATGAGGCTCATGGTGAAGAGCTGGCAAACCGCTATATTCATTTATATCAGAATGCGTTTACTTCCAGCTATAAAGAGGCGTTTTCTCCTCGTCGAGCGGTGATAGATATTGACCATATTGCGGCAATATCCGGTGGTAAACCGCTTTCAATGAGCTTTTATCGAGCCCTTGAAGAAGATGAGAAAATTATACATTTCAAGCTTTTTCATGGCGAGCAACCGGTTACCCTGTCTGATGTACTGCCGATTTTTGAAAATATGGGGTTAAGAGTTATTGGTGAACACCCATATGGAACGACTGACCGAACTGGTAACCGAGTCTGGATTCACGATTTCACCCTCTCTACCTACTCAAATCAGGTCGTCGATATTCATAAAGTCAGATCGATATTTGAAGAGCTGTTTGAAAAAGTCTGGTCTGGCGAAGCAGAAAGTGACCCGTTTAACCGGTTAGTGTTAGCCGCCTATTTGAACTGGCGCCAGATTGCAATGTTGCGCTCTTATGCTCGATATATGAGGCAAATAAGGGTTAGCAATAGTCAGCATTTTATTTCTAACACCTTGGTGAATCACGTAGACTTAACGGGAAAAATACTTGAGTTATTCGAAGCTCGGTTCTCTCCTGGCAAACACGCTAGCGAAGTTAAGCGTAAAGCGGCTCAGGAAAAGATAGAGATTGATTTCAATGAAGGGTTGGATAATGTCTCCAACCTGAGTGAAGATAAAATTCTCAGATTGTATATCGATCTTACGAAAGCGACATTGCGAACCAACTATTACCAGCCGACACCTACCGGCAAAGAAAAGCCTTACATGTCGTTTAAATTCAGTCCTAAGCTGATTCCTGACATTCCTCTGCCTGTCCCTATGTTCGAAATATTCGTCTACTCTCCACGAATTGAAGGGGTGCATCTGCGTGGCGGAAAAGTGGCAAGAGGCGGGTTGCGCTGGTCCGACAGGTATGAAGACTACCGTACTGAAGTGCTCGGATTGGTTAAAGCCCAGCAAGTTAAAAATGCGGTCATTGTTCCGGTCGGGGCAAAGGGTGGTTTTGTTGCTAAAAAGCTGCCAGACGGAGACCGGGATGCATTTATGAAGGAGGGGATTGCCTGTTATCAGACTTTTATTCGTGGTCTGTTAGATGTCACTGACAACCTGATAGAAGGCGAGTTGGTGCCACCGGAGCACGTTGTTAGGCATGACGAAGATGACTACTATTTGGTCGTTGCAGCGGATAAGGGGACGGCTACTTTCTCTGACATTGCCAACCAGATTTCGAGTGATTATAACTTTTGGCTTGGCGATGCGTTTGCATCGGGCGGAAGTAATGGTTATGACCACAAGAAAATGGGCATTACCGCCAGGGGAGCATGGGTTTCTGTTGAGCGACTCTTCCGTGAAGAGGGGCATAATACTGATACGACGGATTTTACGGCGGTGGGTATTGGTGACATGGCTGGCGACGTATTTGGGAATGGTATGCTGCGTTCCAGGCATACCAAGTTGGTTGCTGCTTTCAACCATATGCATATATTTGTTGATCCTAACCCAGACCCGGAAAAGAGCTTTGAAGAGCGTCAACGGCTGTTTGATATGCCAAGGTCTTCATGGGAAGACTATAACAGCAAGCTAATTTCAAAAGGGGGCGGTGTTTTCAATCGGTCTGCCAAATCGATTCCGATTAGTAATGAAATGAAGGCTTTGCTCGGCACCAGTTGTGACCGCATGCCACCAAATATGTTGATATCGCACATTCTTAAAGCGCAGGTAGACCTGATCTGGATTGGGGGAATTGGAACATATTTCAAAGCGTCCAGTGAATCTCACAACGATGTAGGTGATAAAGCAAATGATAATGTGCGCATCGATGGTCGTGAAATACGGGCCAAGATTGTTGGAGAGGGCGGAAACCTCGGCTTTACGCAGCTTGCCCGCGTTGAATTCAGTTTAGCGGGGGGGCGACTTAATACTGACTTTATCGATAATGCTGGTGGAGTGGATTGCTCTGACCATGAAGTTAATATCAAGATTCTACTAAATGAAGTAGTGGCCAATGGCGACTTAACCGAGAAGCAGCGGAATAATATGCTGTCTGAAATGACGGATGATGTAGCGGAGCTAGTGCTTAAAAACAATTATCGCCAGACTCAGGCGATCAGTATCGCCTGCACTGATTCGCTGACCCGGGTAGAAGAGTATCGCCGCCTTATTAATAGTATGGAAGCAGCGGGAAAACTTAATCGCTCACTTGAATTTATCCCTGATGATGAGGTGATTGCCGAACGAAAATCATTGGGCCAGGGGTTGTCACGACCAGAGCTATCGGTACTTATATCCTACGTGAAAGGTGACCTGAAGGAGCTGATTACCAATAGTGCGTTACCTGATGATCAGTGTCTATCCCACGAAATTGAATTGGTATTCCCGGAAAAACTGGTCAAGAAGTTTGGCAATGAAGTCCATAATCATAAGCTGCGCCGCGAAATTATCGCGACTCAGATTGCAAATGATATGGTTAACCATATGGGGATCACATTTGTAGAGCGTCTAAGGCAATCAACCGGCGCGACTTCTGCTGCTGTGGCGCTGGCCTATATTATCGCGAGGGATGCATTCAGACTGGAGTATTGGTGGGAGCAAATTGAGTCACTTGATTATAAGGTTAGCAGTGATACTCAAATGAAAATGATGAGCGAACTTATGCGGCTTATTCGCAGAGCATGTCGCTGGTTGCTGAGAAACCGTCGCAGTGAACTGAACGTTGCGGCGAATATGGAGAAGTTTGCCAAGGGTATTCAGGAAATATCCAGCAATTTGTCAAACTATCTAACAGGCGACCCAAAAGCCGATTGGGATAATACTTATAACCAGCTTACCCAAGAGGGAGTTCCAAAGGACATTGCGGAGACGGTTGCAGGTGCGGGGCATCTCTACTCTGCACTGGGTATCATTGAGGCGCAGGATATGAGTGGTTCGCCTATCAGCCGGGTGGCAAATGTTTATTATGCGCTGGGGGATAGGCTTGACCTGAGCTGGTTTGGCCAGCAGCTCAATATTCTTACGCCGACAACTCATTGGCAGGCTCTGGCACGTGAAGCATTCCGTGAAGACCTGGACTGGCAGCAGCGCGCATTAACAGTTGGTGTGTTGAGAATGAAGAATGCGCCAGATGAAGTAGAAAAGCGCTTGGATATATGGGTTGACTACCATCGAGACCTTGTTGATCGCTGGTCCGTTATGCTTTCTGAGTTGAAGACCTCTACCGAGAGCGAATTTGCCATGTACTCTGTCGCATTGCGTGAACTACTCGATCTGGCCCAAAGTACTGCCCACCAAGTAGAGTAG